The genomic segment ATAAAAGTGAATGCGTAGtcaaggggaaaaaattaactttGCTAAATAAATACAGGAACAGGTAAGCGATAGCAAAACAAGTACTTTTTAGGTTATACATGTCTCCTTGAACTGTCTCCAAGTTTTCCAACTTTCAGCGGCGCCGTATATTTCCTTCAAGACAAAATGATGGGCTCAAAAATTCTTTATATACATATCTAGACCAAACTACTCGAGCTGAAtcaaaaacagcagctcaggCTTATGAGCCGAATACTGATCACCCCACTGAGCAAAAATGGCGGATGACAAGGTGAGTGAGTTACTACTCTGCTCAGgctttaaatgtattcatttcaCATGTTTCATCAGGTGACAGCAATTGTTAGAGGAggacgtaaaaaaaaaactaaaaaaaaacggTTGATCTCAGCAGCATTTGGCTCTGTGCTAGAATTAAGTTACCAGGGCGAGGCAGGGTTGCTTCGATTGAAACTGGTCGATCCTTGAGCTGGCTAAGTTTTGCTGCTGTTAGCAGCAAAACTTAGCCGGGTAACCGGGTAACTTCGAGAAAACTACTCAGTTGTTATGTTGGAGGAGGTCTTCATAGGAACGTCTGTCAGTAACTGTAACTTTAGACTGTGTTGTACAGCCCCATTAGCTATACCTGGTAACATTAATGTTGTAACTGTCACACTGTTTCCTTGCACAAATGTGacactggttttattttttaggatCCTCTGAAACAGTTGAAAGATCTGACGCAGCTCAAAAATCAGCTGGAAGAGATCCAGAGGCGAGTGGAGAACCAGGTTTCTGTAGGAATTCCTCAGGTGAGTTGCTTTCACAGCCCCTGATAACTGACAAACATGAGCAGAATAAGCTGTTGAAAGTGTTTTCCCCTCGTCTACCAACCTAATGCAGCAGTCTTTCATTGtgtcaaatatattttcaattGCGATGAgtgtaattattttcatatattgttatattaataTATGTAAATGGAGAAACGCTGGCCACTAATTCACATATGTTATTAATGAAATTTGAAACAATTTCTCTTCACCGAAGgtgaactaaaaaaaacaaaggtcttAAAAAATATGGGTTCATATCGCTGtacaatttaaatgtttttgtcactgttactgtttttgCTTAATCatgtttatgattatttttttttgcttttattgtcaaTCTAATGATTTATCCCCTACTTGTCCTGTAAACGTGTTGAGTTTTATATACCCATCTGGATGTCCTGTCCCTGTGCTGGGACAGTGCTAAAGATCCTGCTGTTACTTTTTTCCTCTCGTAGGGAGGCTCTGTGTTAGGATCTCCATTTCTGAAGGGCTTTCTGGCTGGCTATGTGGTGGCCAAGCTACGCTCCTCTGCCATCCTGGGAGTGCTGCTGGGAACAATTACTGGCATGTACGCGGCACAGAATTATCAAGTGCCCAACATTGAAAGGACCGTGAAAGAGTATATGAACAACTTGAAAAAAGGACCCAAGTAATTTGGGCTGAATTCTAGCCCTGACAGTCTTTTGCCAGTGACATAACAGACACAAGAAGAAatactgttgcagctgctggCTTGTCAGCTGCTTGTGACTTCAACTTTTAAGATTTCTCCATATAACTGGAATTTCATTTGGGACTCAAAGTAAAagacttgacttttttttttaattctattttttgtttcaggttcaattaaaaactgctgctgtttcttttccACTTGTAACTGTGTGAGGTTAACACAAGATGTAAGACATTGTGCCCACAAGGTTTCAAAGTGTGGTCCCTCAAATTTCATAACTTGATAACTTGTCTTAGCTTTGTCAGTTGGAGCAACTATATAAGTCGTTAGATTTTGAATCAGTCATGTTAAAACAGGCAATAATTCCTGCAAATGTTTCCTACCTTTTTATTGTTCAGCTCAAGTTACATACACAGAGTTATAGAGAGAATGGAGTGTTTAAGTATTTTATAATGGATATTTAAATGATTGCGATTTACAgctatcatttaaaaaaaaaaaaggcctaaagTGAGGAGATTTGCACTACAGCTAGTATTCAGATTTTTTAGAAATTAAGTGTTTATTTTGCATCAGTGAGGATGATTGTGATTCAGAATGTGCGGACCAGTTCCCCTGCAAAGATTAGGAGACTGTGGGTGAAAAGGATTCAGTGGGGTATCCTCTTGGGGCTGATGGTCCTCATCTATGGCTCTCATGCACCACTCATCACTCTCACCAAAGTAGACGGTCAAGTCCCTTTCAACCCATCATCGTGTGTCGTCATGATTGAGTTAGCTAAACTCCTCATCTCTCTGGCGACCCTCGTGCTAACTAGGGGTACATCCGCCTTACGTGCTCCTCCACCTCTAGTCCTTGTGGCCCCCTATGCAGTCCCTGCAATACTCTATGCCTTCAACAACAACCTGGTAGTTCTTATGCAGGCCTACATGGACCCAAGCTCATACCAAGTCCTCTCTAATCTTAAAATTGCCTCCACTGCCCTGCTGTACTCTGTCTGCCTTGGCAAGAGGCTCCGGCCTGCTCAGTGGTTAGCCCTGGGGTTCCTCATGGGTGCAGGGGTGTGTCACAGCTACAGCAGCCTGGATCTGGGGGACCTTGAGAAGACTGAAGCCGGGGAGGGTCCAAGGCTTCATATCACAGCTTGGGGGCTTTTCCTTGTGCTTGTGTACTGCTGTGTTTCAGGGCTGGCAGCAGTTTACACAGAGAAGGTGCTGAAGAGCCAGAAGCTGCCCCTCAGCCTGCAGAATCTCTACCTCTATATATTTGGTGTGGCCATCAATGGGctgtcctccttctcctctgtaGCAAGTGAAAAGAGCTTTCTGGAGGGATACTCGGAGGCAGTTTGGGTCATTATAGCAGGGCAGGCAGCTAACGGACTCCTGATGTCTGTGGTGCTCAAGCATGGCAGTGGGATCACCAGACTGTTTGTCATTTCCTGCTCCATGCTGGTT from the Xiphias gladius isolate SHS-SW01 ecotype Sanya breed wild chromosome 23, ASM1685928v1, whole genome shotgun sequence genome contains:
- the LOC120785161 gene encoding SLC35A4 upstream open reading frame protein isoform X4, which translates into the protein MADDKDPLKQLKDLTQLKNQLEEIQRRVENQVSVGIPQGGSVLGSPFLKGFLAGYVVAKLRSSAILGVLLGTITGMYAAQNYQVPNIERTVKEYMNNLKKGPK
- the LOC120785161 gene encoding SLC35A4 upstream open reading frame protein isoform X3; translation: MADDKVSEDPLKQLKDLTQLKNQLEEIQRRVENQVSVGIPQGGSVLGSPFLKGFLAGYVVAKLRSSAILGVLLGTITGMYAAQNYQVPNIERTVKEYMNNLKKGPK
- the LOC120785161 gene encoding SLC35A4 upstream open reading frame protein isoform X2, whose product is MYSFHMFHQDPLKQLKDLTQLKNQLEEIQRRVENQVSVGIPQGGSVLGSPFLKGFLAGYVVAKLRSSAILGVLLGTITGMYAAQNYQVPNIERTVKEYMNNLKKGPK
- the LOC120785161 gene encoding SLC35A4 upstream open reading frame protein isoform X1 translates to MLEEVFIGTSDPLKQLKDLTQLKNQLEEIQRRVENQVSVGIPQGGSVLGSPFLKGFLAGYVVAKLRSSAILGVLLGTITGMYAAQNYQVPNIERTVKEYMNNLKKGPK
- the slc35a4 gene encoding probable UDP-sugar transporter protein SLC35A4 translates to MIVIQNVRTSSPAKIRRLWVKRIQWGILLGLMVLIYGSHAPLITLTKVDGQVPFNPSSCVVMIELAKLLISLATLVLTRGTSALRAPPPLVLVAPYAVPAILYAFNNNLVVLMQAYMDPSSYQVLSNLKIASTALLYSVCLGKRLRPAQWLALGFLMGAGVCHSYSSLDLGDLEKTEAGEGPRLHITAWGLFLVLVYCCVSGLAAVYTEKVLKSQKLPLSLQNLYLYIFGVAINGLSSFSSVASEKSFLEGYSEAVWVIIAGQAANGLLMSVVLKHGSGITRLFVISCSMLVNALLSWATLGLQLTPFFLLPVSMIGLAAYLYYT